The DNA window GCGGCTCTTGTGCGGTTATCCGCCGTACTGCGCTGGATGAAGTCGGCGGTTTTGCCGTTGAGACGGTAACCGAAGATGCCCACACCGCATTGAAAATGCAGCGTCGCGGCTGGAATACGTCCTTTTTGTCGATTCCGCTGGCCGCCGGGCTGGCAACGGAGCGCCTGGGGCTGCACATTGTTCAGCGTACCCGCTGGGCGCGCGGCATGACACAGATTTTCCGCGTCGACAACCCGCTGCTTGGCCGTGGGCTGAAGCTACCGCAGCGCCTGTGTTACCTCAGCGCCATGCTGTATTACCAACTGGGGCTGCCGCGGGTGGTGTTCCTGACGGCGCCGAGCGTCTACCTGTTGTTTAACCTTAATATTATCTCCTCATCGGCCAGCCTGATTTTTGCCTATGCGCTGCCGCACCTGGTGATGTCGATCTATGTCAACTCGCGCATGAACGGCCGCTTTCGCTACAGTTTCTGGGGCGAAATTTACGATACCGTCATGGCGTTTCACCTGGTATTGCCGACGCTCGTCACCATGCTGGCGCCCAAGCGCGGTAAATTCAACGTCACGGATAAAGGCGGGCTGCTGGACGTCGGCTTCTTCGACTTCAACATCGTAAAACCGCACCTAATCGTTGCCGTGTTGATGATGATCGGTATCGGCTACGGCATTGTGCGGGCCATTTTCCACGATTACTTTGGCGTGGATCCGCGCGTAGTGGCGCTGAACGTGCTGTGGGGGGGATTTAGCGTACTGATCCTGCTGGCGGCGATCGCCGTTGCCAAGGAAACCCGCCAGGTGCGCAAAACTATCCGCGTGGAAGCGGCGATCCCGGCGATTATCCACTACGCCAACGGTATTTCCCTGCGCACCACCACCATTGATATCTCTATGGGCGGCGTTCAACTGATCACCCCGGATGAGCGTTACCTGAATGAAGAGATTGAGGATGTGGAAATTCAGTTATCTTCCGGTGCCGAAAGCTTCCCGGTGCGGCAAATCAGCGGCGACAAAGATCGTCTTCGTCTGCAGTTCAAGAACCTGTCTTTACCACGGCGCCGTGAGCTGGTGCGCATTGTTTTATGCCGAGCGGACGCCTGGATTGGCGAGAGTTACCCACAGGATAACCCGCTGCGCTCTCTGGCCAGCATTGTGCGCTGTGTCTTTGAGCTTTTTTACAACACATGGAAAGAGCGTCGGGCCAAAAACAAGCCTGCTGCGCCTGCCAGCAAAGGTGAAGCGGCATGAAATACAGTGTGAAAAACGGCAAGCGTTTATTTCGCGGCCATAAACTGCTCAGCAGCCTGCTGTTGATGCTCGGTATATTACCCGCAGCGCAGAGCGCTGCGGAAGAAGCCGCCCCTGCCGCCGGCGATGCCGCTGCGGTTACGTTGCCCGACTGGTTACCGCCGGCGCCTACGGCGCCGGCGGCTGTGGGAGCGGCTCCCACAGCCCAACAACAAACTGATGAGCCGGTTACGCCGCCGCCCGGCGGGCCAGCGGCGCAGCCGCTCGCCACGGATCTGACCGTAGCTGAAATGGGGCAGCCCGGCGGCCTGACGCTGAGCGGCGTGCAATTGCAATCCGGCATCACGTTCACGCTGCCGCGCGATCAGGTGATCACCAATGCCAAATTGACCCTGGTGCTGAAGGTGTCGCCGGCATTGCTTGCCCGCGACGCCTCGCTCGATCTGATGCTCAACGGCCAGCCGCTGGGTAGCCTGCCGCTCAGCCAGGATAGCGGCGGCAACGGTACCTATGAGCTGGATATTCCCGGCGCGATGATCGTCTCCAGCAACAACCTGAGCTTCCGGGTGAGCGGCAGCGACAGTATGACCTGCCAGGCGTCGGAATCCTCACAGTATTGGGTTACCGTGCAACCGAACAGCGTGTTGAAGCTGGAAGGGTTACAACTGGACAGCAGCCCGGATTTGGGCCATTTCCCACGGCCATTCTTTGATTCGCTGCAAATGCAGGAATCGAAAATCCCGCTGGCGTTCTCCTCCACGATGAAACCGGGCGACGTTAGCGCCGCGGCCATCGTTGCCTCTTATTTTGGTATAGTGTCCGATTATCGCGGCGTGGATTTCCCCGTGGTGCTGGGCGATCTGCCGGAGCAAAACGGCATTTTGTTTGGCCGGCCGGGCGAAAAAATTGGCTCGCTGACGCTGCCGGCCAGCAACGGCGCCTCACTGAAGGTTATCAATAACCCGGTGAACCCGGTTTACAAACTGTTGCTGGTGCTGGGCAATAACGATGTCCAATTGCGCCAGGCCGCCTACCGGCTGGTGACCAGCCCGCTGCCCGATCAGATGGATACGGTGGCCGTGGACAACACGTTGATCCCGTCAAGGGCGCCTTATGATGCCCCGCGCTGGATTGATACTTCGCAGCCCGTGCCCCTGGGCGAACTGATCGGCCGCGATCAGAACAATGCGCTGACATCGAACGGCATTTACCATGAGGGCATCAAGGTGGCCTTCCGCGCCGCGCCGGATCTGTTCATGTGGGATGGCCGCCATATTCCGCTGCGCCTGGATTATCACTTCCCGGCGGATCACTGGATTGATGAAGACCGCTCGCGGCTCAACGTGTCAATCAACGGCACCTTCCTGCGCGATCTGACGGTGAATAAAGT is part of the Gibbsiella quercinecans genome and encodes:
- the bcsB gene encoding cellulose biosynthesis cyclic di-GMP-binding regulatory protein BcsB, with the translated sequence MKYSVKNGKRLFRGHKLLSSLLLMLGILPAAQSAAEEAAPAAGDAAAVTLPDWLPPAPTAPAAVGAAPTAQQQTDEPVTPPPGGPAAQPLATDLTVAEMGQPGGLTLSGVQLQSGITFTLPRDQVITNAKLTLVLKVSPALLARDASLDLMLNGQPLGSLPLSQDSGGNGTYELDIPGAMIVSSNNLSFRVSGSDSMTCQASESSQYWVTVQPNSVLKLEGLQLDSSPDLGHFPRPFFDSLQMQESKIPLAFSSTMKPGDVSAAAIVASYFGIVSDYRGVDFPVVLGDLPEQNGILFGRPGEKIGSLTLPASNGASLKVINNPVNPVYKLLLVLGNNDVQLRQAAYRLVTSPLPDQMDTVAVDNTLIPSRAPYDAPRWIDTSQPVPLGELIGRDQNNALTSNGIYHEGIKVAFRAAPDLFMWDGRHIPLRLDYHFPADHWIDEDRSRLNVSINGTFLRDLTVNKVGLLENIWRRLGGDSRQESYTLQLSPYLIYGDNQLQFYFDIKPKQGTPCSILTSNNSKSRIDPRSYIDLSGSYHFTQLPNLSYFVGASYPFSKLADFSSSLLLLPEAPSAGEIRSLMNMSARAGNATGVPVGNVQVAFGLPENAQENPLFARDILAVSTLANSGFNQRLLQQSPFDISADLLAVKKTTQLQRLVSWLTGDWYTQPLDADRYLQSNGEWRGFVSYRSPWSANHVVVLVSGSDEQELAKIHNDLKSPEINAGVRGDLAVITDENGVRSFSVGQQFPSGQMPWHMMVIWYASTHIVILAWIAVALSLIAGSAAYLMLVRHSARRLGKQPKK
- the bcsA gene encoding UDP-forming cellulose synthase catalytic subunit, which gives rise to MNKILFYLLMLLLLPVAVVIIITPMDSEKQYIFGLISIAILFLLGQSKSKRITVVMVIMSAMMSIRYIYWRTTETLHFNSTIEAILGIGLYLAELYIWGILLLGYLQTTWPLQRKIEPLPDDTTLWPTVDVYIPTYNESLDVVCDTVLAAQCIDYPKDKIKIYVLDDGTRNEFAVFAADAGVGYITRAEHSHAKAGNLNHAMKVTKGELICVFDCDHVATRAFLQATVGGFLKDPRLALVQTPHYFYSPDPFERNLSAARAMPGEGALFYGPIQQGNDNWNSTFFCGSCAVIRRTALDEVGGFAVETVTEDAHTALKMQRRGWNTSFLSIPLAAGLATERLGLHIVQRTRWARGMTQIFRVDNPLLGRGLKLPQRLCYLSAMLYYQLGLPRVVFLTAPSVYLLFNLNIISSSASLIFAYALPHLVMSIYVNSRMNGRFRYSFWGEIYDTVMAFHLVLPTLVTMLAPKRGKFNVTDKGGLLDVGFFDFNIVKPHLIVAVLMMIGIGYGIVRAIFHDYFGVDPRVVALNVLWGGFSVLILLAAIAVAKETRQVRKTIRVEAAIPAIIHYANGISLRTTTIDISMGGVQLITPDERYLNEEIEDVEIQLSSGAESFPVRQISGDKDRLRLQFKNLSLPRRRELVRIVLCRADAWIGESYPQDNPLRSLASIVRCVFELFYNTWKERRAKNKPAAPASKGEAA